A genomic region of Sphingobium sp. HWE2-09 contains the following coding sequences:
- a CDS encoding glycoside hydrolase family 2 TIM barrel-domain containing protein, with translation MTLTSGWGFQLGDAAAPPASGTTWQPVDVPHSWNRIGSYLAGSPAAATLNRPIDQTQGIGWYKLTLPDARLSGSQRLWLEFEAASRTAEVWLNGQKLGSHAGGFSAFRFDATSAYRQGGENILLVKVDNRAPETAGVQPTLPLAGDFFVHGGLYRPVKMIVTQAAHFAMLDHGGSGIYAQTRSIDNGKAAISILSRVRNDASRALRGQLVVRFVDQDGKEVARQTSPVTIAGKKDGEARIDLTIDQARLWQGTADPYLYTMVAELRDTKGALLDSVSQPFGIRTMALDANRGFLLNGKVTPLYGVGLHQDRGQDGWALSESDIEAMVSTIREMGANTIRLTHYQHGPVVHALADRLGLILWDEIPLVTAWTMSPDEKEAPKAVADNARQQLVEMIRQNYNHPSVAVWGIANEVDFGPNRPDFIGKAVSEVPDPRGLLTDLNALAKAEDPIRPTVLANCCENNGMPGVPDVSGITDGLGVNRYMGWYYGKADDFSSVLDALHQKHAGQPLALTEYGAGGATSQHSDDPQGGPINAAGHDQPEEYQAWLHERVWPQVKAKPYLFGSWLWNSFDFATKVRKEGDSIDINTKGLVTYDGAIRKDAWWYYRVNWSAAPAVQIAGKRYVDRAYGVTDVKIYSNAPETELLVNGTSIGTMRACAFATCVWPDVRLAQGQNRIEARARFADGVQSDSVDWTVGREAAAAFRIDSGAILAAADPTHRFGSDAFFKGGAPGTVDTRKNCYAPIQVAAISGAANRDQAATYRSGDFTYHIPAKPGRYTVILHFVEPSAERGKRVFDVAINGKVALPGFDVAAAAGGPLKAITRSLPTTAGKDGILISFKPKVGDAIVSAVEVVPVGAARP, from the coding sequence GTGACCCTGACTTCCGGCTGGGGCTTTCAACTGGGTGACGCGGCTGCGCCGCCCGCCAGCGGCACGACATGGCAGCCGGTCGACGTGCCCCACAGCTGGAACCGGATCGGCTCCTATCTTGCGGGCAGCCCCGCCGCCGCGACGCTCAACCGCCCGATAGACCAGACCCAGGGCATCGGCTGGTACAAGCTGACGCTGCCCGACGCGCGCCTGTCCGGATCGCAGCGGCTATGGCTGGAATTTGAAGCGGCGAGCCGGACGGCGGAAGTCTGGCTGAACGGGCAGAAATTGGGCAGCCATGCGGGCGGCTTTTCCGCCTTTCGCTTCGACGCGACATCGGCCTATCGCCAGGGCGGCGAGAATATCCTGCTGGTGAAGGTCGACAATCGCGCGCCCGAAACGGCGGGCGTGCAGCCGACCTTGCCGCTGGCAGGCGATTTCTTCGTCCATGGCGGCCTGTATCGCCCGGTGAAGATGATCGTCACGCAGGCGGCGCATTTCGCGATGCTCGACCATGGCGGCAGCGGCATCTATGCGCAGACGCGGAGCATCGACAATGGCAAGGCGGCGATCTCCATCCTGTCGCGCGTCCGCAACGATGCCAGCCGCGCGCTGCGGGGGCAGTTGGTGGTGCGCTTCGTTGATCAGGACGGCAAGGAAGTCGCCCGGCAGACCAGTCCGGTGACGATCGCCGGTAAGAAGGATGGCGAGGCGCGTATCGACCTGACCATCGATCAGGCGCGCCTGTGGCAGGGCACCGCCGACCCCTATCTCTACACGATGGTCGCGGAGTTGCGCGACACGAAGGGCGCATTGCTCGACAGCGTCAGCCAGCCCTTCGGCATCCGCACCATGGCGCTTGATGCTAATCGCGGTTTCCTGCTGAACGGCAAGGTCACGCCGCTCTATGGCGTGGGCCTGCATCAGGATCGCGGCCAGGACGGCTGGGCGCTCAGCGAAAGCGACATCGAGGCGATGGTGTCGACCATCCGCGAAATGGGCGCGAACACGATCCGCCTGACCCATTATCAGCATGGGCCGGTCGTCCACGCCCTGGCGGACAGGCTGGGCCTCATCCTGTGGGACGAAATTCCGCTGGTGACCGCCTGGACGATGTCGCCCGACGAAAAGGAAGCGCCCAAGGCCGTCGCCGATAACGCCCGCCAGCAACTGGTTGAGATGATCCGGCAGAATTACAATCACCCATCCGTCGCGGTATGGGGCATCGCCAACGAAGTCGATTTCGGCCCCAACCGGCCCGACTTCATCGGCAAGGCGGTGAGCGAAGTGCCCGATCCGCGCGGCCTGCTGACCGACCTCAATGCGCTGGCGAAGGCGGAAGACCCGATCCGGCCGACCGTGCTCGCCAATTGCTGCGAGAATAATGGGATGCCGGGCGTGCCCGATGTGTCGGGGATCACCGACGGGCTGGGCGTCAATCGCTATATGGGCTGGTATTATGGCAAGGCGGATGATTTTTCGTCCGTGCTGGACGCCCTGCATCAGAAACATGCCGGGCAGCCGCTGGCGCTAACCGAATATGGCGCGGGCGGCGCGACGTCGCAGCATAGCGACGATCCGCAAGGCGGGCCGATCAATGCGGCAGGCCACGACCAGCCCGAAGAATATCAGGCCTGGCTGCATGAACGCGTATGGCCGCAGGTGAAGGCGAAACCCTATCTGTTTGGCAGCTGGCTGTGGAACAGCTTCGATTTCGCCACGAAGGTGCGCAAGGAAGGCGATTCCATCGACATCAATACCAAGGGGCTGGTCACCTATGACGGGGCGATCCGCAAGGACGCCTGGTGGTATTATCGCGTCAACTGGTCGGCGGCACCGGCGGTGCAGATTGCGGGCAAACGCTATGTCGACCGCGCCTATGGCGTGACCGATGTGAAGATCTACAGCAATGCGCCCGAAACCGAATTGCTGGTCAACGGCACGTCCATCGGCACGATGCGCGCCTGTGCCTTCGCCACTTGCGTCTGGCCCGATGTGCGATTGGCGCAGGGGCAGAACAGGATCGAGGCGCGGGCGCGCTTCGCCGATGGCGTGCAGAGCGACAGCGTGGATTGGACGGTAGGGCGCGAGGCTGCGGCCGCGTTCCGTATCGACAGCGGCGCGATTCTGGCGGCGGCGGACCCGACGCATCGCTTCGGTTCCGACGCCTTTTTCAAGGGCGGCGCGCCCGGCACCGTCGACACGCGCAAGAATTGCTATGCGCCCATTCAGGTCGCGGCAATCAGCGGCGCGGCCAATCGGGATCAGGCGGCCACCTATCGATCGGGCGACTTCACCTATCATATCCCGGCCAAGCCCGGCCGCTATACCGTGATCCTCCACTTCGTCGAACCGTCGGCGGAGCGGGGCAAGCGCGTGTTCGACGTGGCGATCAACGGCAAGGTCGCGCTGCCCGGCTTCGACGTGGCGGCAGCGGCCGGCGGCCCGCTCAAGGCGATCACGCGCAGCCTGCCGACGACGGCGGGCAAGGACGGCATCCTGATCAGCTTCAAGCCCAAGGTCGGAGACGCGATCGTGTCCGCGGTGGAAGTCGTTCCGGTCGGCGCCGCCCGGCCATGA